In Peptostreptococcus equinus, the DNA window TAGACCAGTCTCATTTTCTATTACTGTTTCTGGATGTCCTCCAACCCTAGTAATAATTACTGGTATAGCGCATGCCTCTGCTTCTATTACAGATACTCCAAAACCTTCGCTAAGTGATGGAAATACACATACATCACAAGAATTATATACATATTCAAGTTCATGACTTGGAACTCTACCCAATAAACTTATGTTATCCCTAGAATTAAGTGTTGAAATCTGTTGGATTAAATTTTCTTTTTCATTACCTTCGCCGCCTATTTTAAGTCTCAATTTTTTCCCGAACAATTCTCCTGAATACCTATTATAAAGCATTTCAAAAGCATCAATTAAATATTTAATACCATATTTCTTTTCTAGACTTTTTACTATACCAAAGGTAAAATATTTTTCATCTCTATAACCATTTAGTGGTCTAAATTTATCTACATCCACCCCAAAATAAGTTATTTTCGCTTCTTTTTTTGTATATAGATTTACTTCTCTAGCCATATCAATACTATTTGTAAAAATATAATCTGCATATTTGAAATTATGTTTTATTATATTCTTTTGTATAAATCCGTTTCTTGGAAAGTCATATATATCTGTCCCCCAGACAGATATAATATAAGGTCTATGCCCCAAAAGCGTACCTATAAAACCATAGCTACTAGCATAGTGGGCATGCAGTATATCTGGATTAATTTTCTTTACTAGAGATCTAATATTTTTAATATGACCTAAATATGATAATTTTTTATATATTTTTTCATTTTTAACTTCATTTACATTAGTTTGGAAATTATGAACATTTACACCATCAATATCTCCACCATTTAATGAAATAACATGAATCTCGTAATCCTTATTTTTGAAGAAGTTGCACCACTTAATAACATGTGAGTTATTTGCATCTCCTAAGTAACATATTTTTTTCAAGAGATACCTCCTTTATATTCAAATAATAAATATGCTTCTCATAGAATATACTATAAGAAGCACATATTAATTATTATACAGTTCCTGCCATTTCTAATATTTCAACCGATGACAAGGCTATAGCTGTTCCTCTGACAACACATGATATTGGATCATCCGCTAATCTAACAACTAAACCAGTTATTTCAGATATTTTTTTATCCATTCCATATAATAGGGCACCCCCACCTGTAAGAACTATTCCTGTATCTGCTATGTCAGATGCTAGTTCTGGTGGTGTATCTTGTAGGGCGCTTATTACTAGATTACATATTTGACCTACACTTATAGACATTGCATCCATTATTTCTATAGAACTTACTGTAATAGCTTTTGGTAAACCGCTAGCTAAATCTCTACCAGTTATCTTTACAAATCTTTCTTCTTGTCTACTATAAGCACAACCTATATCTTTTTTAATTCTTTCAGCTGTTCTCTCACCGATCATTACATTATAATTTCTTTTTATATATCTTCTGATATCTTCATCAAATTTGTTACCAGCTATTTTTATTGACTTACTAAGTACTGTTCCACCAAGAGAAATAACAGCAACATCAGTGGTTCCTCCACCTATATCTACTACTAAGTGTCCACCTGGCTTTGTAATATCTATTCCTGCTCCTATGGCTGCGGCTATAGGTTCTTCTATTAAAAGAACTTCTCTTGCTCCAGCCTGTCTAGTAGCATCTTCTACAGCTTTCTTTTCAATATCGTTAATTTTAGAAGGTACAGATACCATTATTCTAGGCATAACTATTTTTCCCATACCCTTCTTTTCTCCAATTATTGAGATAAAGCCTCTTAGCATTTTTTCTGCATTATCATAATCAGATATTACACCATTCATCATAGGTCTTATAGCCTCAATTTCCTTTGGTGTTCTACCTATCATTCTATATGCATCATTTCCAACTGCAATTACTTCATCTATTCTATTGTCTACTGCAACAACTGAAGGTTCATTTAACACTATACCTTTATCATCTACAACCATTTGTACATTTGCAGTACCTAAATCGATCCCTATATCTATACCAGCCATAAAAACCTCCGAAATTATATATTAGTCTTCAACTATTTCTACATCGCCACCAAGCGATCTAAATTTCTTATCAATATCAACATATCCTCTTTGAATATGATATATTTCTCCGATATTAGTTACACCCTCTGCAATCAAACCACAGAGAATTAAGGCTGCACCTGCTCTTAGGTCAGTTGCTCTTACATCTGCACCTACAAGTTGATCCACACCGTTTACTACAGCGCTTCTTCCATCTATTTTGATATTTGCACCCATACGATTAAATTCAGTTACATGCATAAATCTATTTTCAAATACTGTTTCTATAACAACACCAGTACCTTCAGCTACCGTTAACATAGCCATAAATTGTGCCTGTACATCTGTTGGAAAGCCTGGGTGTGGTAAAGTCTTTACATCTATTGGCTTTATTATTTCTGGACCTACAACTCTTACTGAATTTTCATCTTCTTCTACTTTTGCACCAGCTTCTCTAAGCTTTGCTATTACTGGTTTTAAGTGATCTAATATTACATTTTCTAAAGTAATATCTCCCTTAGTCATAGCAGCTGCTACCATATATGTAGCTGCTTCTATTCTATCTGGTATTATTGTATGTTCAGCACCATGCAGCTTTTTTACGCCCTTTATTTTTATAGTATTAGTTCCAGCACCTCTAATTGATGCTCCCATTTCATTTAGAAAATTAGCTAAATCAACAATCTCTGGTTCTTCGGCTGCATTTTCAATTATAGTTATTCCATCAGCTAGTACAGCTGTCATCATAATATTTTGAGTTGCACCTACAGAAGGAAAATCTAAGTATAATTTATTACCTATTAAATTCTCTGCCTTTGCTTCTACAAAACCATGATCCATATTAATTTCTGCTCCAAGAGCCTTAAAACCTTTTAAATGTAGGTCTATAGGTCTAGTTCCTATAGCACATCCACCTGGCATGGAAATTTTAGTGTGGTTAAATCTCGCTAGCAATGGTCCCATTACTAGAAAGGATGCTCTCATTTTCTTAACTAATTCATATGGAGCTTCACAAGTCTTAATATTTGATGAGTCAACTATTAATGTACCATCTTTATATTCTACTTCTGCACCTAAGTGTCTAATTAAATCACTTATTACGTGTACATCTCTTAGATTTGGTACACTATTTAAAACACATTTCCCATCAACTAATAAAGTCGCAGCTATTATTGGTAATACTGCATTTTTTGCTCCATCTATCTTCACCGTACCATTTAACGGTGCACTCTTTCTAACTCTAATTCTTGGCATATTTTTCTCCCTAATTTCTAAAACTGTATATTTATCTGCATTTATAAAACTTAAAAATCAACTTTCCAAATCTTATAAATGATAATAAACATATATTAATAGTATATAAATTTTTTATTAAATATGTCAACTATTTTCATATAAATACAAAGCATAATTTCAAGCGTTTCTATTTTAGATATAATTATTTGTAGATAAAAAAGGAGATAATAGGTATCTCCTTCAATCTAAACAAAATACATCTATATTATATCAAACAAACAGTCTATAAATCAACAAATTATCATATTTTTACTGACATTATTCTATTATTTATACTTATTAATCACTATAATCCAATTTTTTCTTCTATTATTTTAGCAAGTCCATTAGCAAGGTCACCTATTTGATTTATGTCTTTACCTTCAAGCATAACTCTAACAAGAGGTTCTGTACCTGATGGTCTAATTAAGACTCTTCCATGACCATCCATCAGTTTTTCTATTCTTTCTATTTCCTGTGCTATATCGTCAATTTCCATATACTTACTTTTATACTCGTTTTTAACTTTAACATTGACTAATACCTGTGGATACTGATCCATTACAGAGGATATTTCAGATAAAGACTTATCATTCTCTTTGACAATAGAAGCTAAAACTAATGATGACATTGTCCCATCACCTGTAGTATTATAATCCAAAAATACTAGGTGGCCAGATTGCTCTCCGCCTAAACAATATCCATTCTTCAACATCTCTTCTAACACATATCTATCTCCTACACCAGTTGTAGCAATATTAATATCATTTTCTTTAGCGGCAACAATCAGACCTAGATTAGACATTACTGTTACGACCAATGTATTATTTTTTAATTCATTATTATTTTTCATATGTATAGCGCTAAGAATCATTATCTTATCGCCATCAACTATTTGCCCTTTTTCATCCACTGCTATTAGTCTATCTGCATCACCATCATAGGCAAGTCCCATCTGGGCTTTTTCTTCCACTACCTTTTTCTGCAACATTTCTGGATGTGTAGATCCACAATTATTATTTATATTGCTTCCATCAGGATTTGCGTTTATTTCAATTACTTGTGCACCTAACTCTTTAAATGCCATCGGTGCCACCTTATATGCTGCACCATTTGCACAATCTAAAACCACCTTCATTCCTGTAAAATCTTCATTTATTTTAGATTTTAAATAATCAACATATATTCTACTTGCTTCATGATCAAATACTTTTTTTCCTAAATCTAATGCTACTGGAGTTTTTAGTATTTTTTCAGGATTATCTATATATTTTTCAATTTCTAATTCTACTGAATCATCTAATTTAAAACCTTTGCTGTTAAAGAATTTTATACCGTTATATTCCACAGGATTATGTGATGCAGATATTACCACCCCACAATCGGCTTTATAATATCTAGTCAAATAAGCTACTGCAGGAGTAGGTATTATACCAACTGTTATAACATCACAACCAACTGACATCAAACCTGCTATAAGAGCAGATTCCAGCATATCTCCTGATATTCTAGTGTCTCTTCCAACGACCACTTTTACTTTTTCTTTACCATCAGCTAATACATAGCCTCCAGCACGTCCTAATTTGTAAGCAAGTTCGCAATTCAATTCTGTATTGGCAATTCCTCTTACACCATCAGTTCCAAAATATTTTCTCATCTATATACACCTCTTAATTTACTTAATAATTTATTTACATTTATAAAATAAAATACATAATAGATTTTTACACAAAAACCCACTATGTATTTTATTTTACCATAAAAAAGTCCATTTTTGTTACTTATTATAAAAAAAGACTGCCACAAAATGTGACAGTCATATTTTATAATATTAATTTTTCTTCTGAGCCATAACTGCATTATATCCAGCTTCTAAAGCTTGTCTATTTACAGGTATGAATTTTTCTTTTCTCTTTCCGAAAACTTTCTTGAATGCTTCAAGAACAGAGTCTATATCAACACTGTTATCAACAGCTAAGAAAGCTCCAAGCATTACCATATTCGCAAATTTAGGCCCACCTAATTCGTTAGATAGATCATTGGCATCTACATAGTATACTGATATATCATCTCTTTCACTCTTTTCGTGAACTAGAGAACTGTTTATTAATAAGTTTCCTCCTGGTATAACGTCTCCTTCAAACTTAGTTAAAGATGGAGAGTTCATGATGATAGCAGCTGTTGCATCATCAGTTATAATTGGAGAACCTACTGGCTTGTCTGAAATTGTAACAGCACAGTTAGCTGTACCGCCACGCATTTCTGGACCATAAGAAGGTAACCAAGAAACTTCCTTATTTTCAATCATTCCAGCATAAGTCATTAACTGACCCATAGACATAACACCCTGACCACCGAATCCGGCACAAATAACTCTAGATGTACTCATTATTATTTTTCCTCCTTAGCAGCTTCAATATCAACGTCTCTAAAATTCTGAACTGGGAAATAAGGAACCATATTGTCTCTTAACCACTGTAAAGCGTCTGGTGCAGTTTTACCCCAGTTTGTTGGACAAGTAGAAAGCACTTCTACCATTGAGAATCCAAGACCTGCTTTCTGAACTTCGAAAGCTTTTCTAATACATTTTTTAGCCTTTCTAACTTCTGCAGGAGTATCTACTCTTACTCTTTCTACATATACAGCACCAGTTAAAGTAGATATCATTTCAGCTATTCTGATTGGGTAACCATGAAGCTCAGGATCTCTACCACCCTGACATGTAGTTCCTTTTTCACCTATTAGTGTAGTAGGAGCCATCTGTCCACCTGTCATACCGTAAGTAGTGTTGTTAACGAATATAACTGTTATTTTTTCACCTCTATTAGCTGCATGAACTATTTCAGCAGTACCAATTGAAGCTAAGTCACCATCTCCCTGATATGTAAATACAGTATGATCTGGTAAAACTCTCTTTATACCTGTAGCACATGCTGGTGCTCTACCATGAGCAGCTTCATGCATGTCGCAATTAAAATAATTATATGCAAGTACTGAACATCCAACAGGAGCAACTCCTACTGCATTTCCGCACTGATCCATTTCTTCTAAAACTTCTGCAACTAGTCTATGGATAATACCATGAGTACATCCTGGACAGTAATGTGTCTGTGCATCAGTTAAACCTTTAGTTCTTTCGAAAATTACAGCCATTACTTAACACCTCCCATAATTTCTTTTGCTCTTCTTACTATTTCCTTTGGTTCTGGAACCATTCCACCTGGTCTACCATAGAAGTGTACGTTATGTCTTCCGTTTGAGCCTAACTTAACATCTTCCACCATCTGCCCCATTGACATTTCGATTACGAATAAATCCTTGCAAGCTGGGATTTCATCAAATGCGTGGTATGGATAAGGCCATACAGTCTTAGGTCTTATTAGACCAACCTTGTATCCTTCTTCACGTAGATCTTCAACACAGTTCTTAACAACCCTTGCCATTGTTCCATAAGCAACGAATACTAATTCTGCGTCTTCAGTTCTATCCATTTCAACCTGAACTTCTTCTTTTTCTATAAGATCATATTTTCTACCTAAATGATAGTTATGTTCTTCAAGAATTTCAGGAGATAAGTATAGAGAGTTTATTATGTTTGGTTTTCTTTCTCCCTTTGTTCCAGTTGTAGCCCAATCCTTAGCAGGAATTTCTCTCTGCTTTCTTGGTCTATCAAAATCAACTGGTTCCATCATCTGTCCTATCATACCATCTAGTAATACTAGGACAGGAGTTCTATATACTTCAGCAACATCAAAAGCATCCTGAATCATATCACATGCTTCTTGTACACTTGATGGAGCGTAAACTGGAGTTCTGTAGTCTCCATCACCACCACCTCTTGTACACATAAAGTAGTCAGATTGAGAAGGTTGTATTGATCCTAGACCAGGGCCACCTCTCACTACGTTTAATATAACACATGGTACTTCAGCACCTGCACAATAAGTTATACCTTCTTGCTTTAATGCTAGTCCTGGAGAAGATGAAGAAGTTAGTACTCTAGCACCACATCCACCTGCACCATAAACCATGTTTATAGCAGCTACTTCAGATTCAGCCTGAACAAAAGTTCCTCCTATTGCTGGTAATTCTCTTGATAAATATTCTGGTAACTCACTTTGTGGAGTTATTGGGTAACCGAAGAAATGTCTACATCCTGCTGTTATAGCAGCCTTACCGAATGCTTCGTTACCTTTCATTAGTATCTTAGCCATTAATAATCCCCCCTAAAATTAATCTCTTTCTACAGTAATTACTGCATCAGGACACATCATAGCGCAGCTTGCGCATCCGATACATTCTTCCATTTTTTCAACATGTGCTGGGTTATATCCCTTTGAGTTAACCTTTGATAGGTCAAGCTCAATTATTCCTTTTGGACATACAGAAACGCAAAGTCCACAACCCTTACAGTACTTTTGATCAAAAGATACTCTACCTTTAGCCATTGTGTTGCCTCCTTAAAATAAAAATTAGTCTAAATAGTTTAATATATAAAAAACACAGCTACATCATCCATCCTTCTCTTAGCATCAATTTGATAGGTATAATTTCACCTTCAAAATCAGCTGGGATGTCCTTAACTAAAGATTCCAAACAAGAAACGTACCTAATAGGCAAATTTCTCTCTTTAGATACCTGACGGCATACTTCTTGGCCTCTTTCTAAGTCTTCAATAGTTGTTGCTTTTAGCATATGAGTATTATTGATTAATCCAGTTATCTTCAATTTTGAAGCTTCCTCAATTTCGTCAATATATTTCATAACTTCTTCAGCAGTCTGTGTCTTTTCTCTGTTTGCATTAACCACGAAAAACATATCGTAGTCATCATCTTTTATCATATCTCTATAACGAGCTATAACTGTGGCTCCTACTTTGTCACCACCTAAATCTATTATATTGTTGTAGTCATCATTTAGTAATGGAGTGTGAATTTCAGCAGATAATGCTGGAATATCAAGTGTAGGAGCATCAACTGAACTAGAAATCATGTGTATACCATTTTCTTCAAACATATCTTTTAAACCTCTTGATCTGAAATAAACGTTTACCACATCTAGGTCAGTTACAGCAAATTTACCTTCTATTTCTTTTCTAAGCTTTAATGCATAATTCGCAGTAAATTCGCTCTTACCACTACCATAGTGACCAGTTATTATTCTTATTCTCTTAGTCTTTTCCATTTCTTTCTCCATTCCTAGTTACTCAGTACTATTTAAATCTATATGGTATGCAAAACACATACCATATAGAAATTTAGTTAAATTACTGTGCATCGTAACTTTGAGCTTCTTCTTCTCCCTTTAATACTCTTAGTGCACCAAGAGTAAGCGCTATCATTTCATCTTCACCAGGATATACCTTTACATTTCCTATAAATGATACTCTTTCTTCTATCATCTTTGTAAATGATTTAGAATAAGCTATACCACCTGTTAATAATACTGCATCAACCTTTCCTGATAATACCGAAGCACAAGCTCCTATTTCTTTAGCTATTTGATAAGCCATTGCTGAATATACTAATTCAGCCTTCTTATCTCCTTTTTCTATCATAGCTTCAACATCTCTAGCATCATTTGTATTTAAATACGATACAAGTCCACCAGCACCTGTTATAAGCTTCTTAATATCATAAATTGTATATTTTCCACTATAGCACATTTCTACCAACTGACCTATTGGCACTCCACCACTTCTTTCAGGTGAGAATGGTCCTTCTCCATCAAGAGCGTTAGCTACATCCACTACACATCCAGCCTTGTGAGCTCCTACAGAAACTCCTCCACCCATATGTGCAACTATTAAGTTAAGATCAGTATATTTTTTACCAATTTCTTCAGCGTATCTTCTTGCTATAGCCTTTTGGTTAAGTGCATGAAAAATACTCTTTCTTTCTATATTAGCCATACCTGATATTCTTGCTATTTCTTCCATTTCATCAACAACAACAGGATCTACTATATAAGCAGGTATATTAAGTTCCTTTGAAAATTCGTTAGCTATTATACCGCCTAAATTCGATGCATGCTGTCCAGATACACCTACCCTTAAGTCTTCTAACATATTTTCAGTTACACTATAAGTTCCGCCCTTTATAGGCTTCAATAAACCACCTCTACCTACTACACAATCTAAACTTGATAGTTCGATATTGGCAGATTTTATTTCATTTTCTATAACTTCTTTTCTAAAGTTAAATTGATCTGATATTTGTTTAAACTGAGCAATTTCCTCTGATGAATGACGTAAAGTAGTCTCAAAAACTTCCTTATCATTGTCATATACAGCTATCTTAGTTGAAGTTGATCCTGGATTTATAGCTAGTATTCTATATACTTCCTTCATTTTATACCTCCAAACATTTTTCCCATTATTATTTGATAATAGATTATTTATTTTATCTTTGCAAAAAAAATATTTATACATCCTATCTCTTGTTGTAACGTTTTCATATTACACAAAATGTATAAAAATCTTTCTTTCATATACTATTTTATTACTAAAGTAAAAAACTTGCAAGAAAAATATAAAATTAACAATAAACCGATAACCTTATTTTTTTAATGCAAGCAAATTTTATATTATATTTAATTTTATTTTTTTAAGCATATACAAATAGTATTTTAATTTTACTTATATATATATTATTTTTCACAAGTGATTTTTAACAAGTATTATATTTTCAATTTGTTTTATTTTTATACAAAATTCTATAAAATTTAATATTTTTTAATAAATTATTTTTTATTAAGATCTACTTCACTTATAGAATCCTTTATCTCAATTGAATTAGGTATAAGCAATTTTATTTTTTTCCCAATAAAATCCTTAATATTACTATCATCAATATTTTGTGTTTTTATTTCACTTATATGATCTATAGAATCTTTTGTTCCCTTAATTGTAACTTCACTTGGTGATATGGTAAGATTCTTAGCATCATATTGACTTCCATCATAATCTATTTTTATAGGTACATTTTTTTCAATGTAAAAAGTTACTTCTGCCTCTACTTCTTTTTCTGATATATCTACATTTACCTGATGTCCATCTTTATCAAAAGCCAATAGCTTAACTTTTTGATTGACTTTCGAATTCGTTTTATCCCCTAGTTTTAGACTACCTCCTACATAATCAACGAGATTTATAAGACTTCTAGGTCCACTAACTGTCACCTCATCAAATGATTGTTCTATAGAATAAATATTCTCTTTAGGCATACTATTTTGCTTTATCTTAACTGGAACTCTCTTTGTAAGTTTTTTCTCAAGATTTATTACATAAGTATTATCCTTTAATTCCCTAGAAACCCGGTTTGAAATGTTGGTAGTCAAGTTTACAATATTCTTACCTTCTACTGGTCTTACCACTTCTCCATAAACTCGTACATTATTTGCATTTAATTTCTGCAGTTCGGATAACTTACCAGAAACAGTGACATTTGTAGTCACATTTTTATTTGGATAAATCACATATCTTTCTTTTTCTATTTCACTTACATTTGTAATTGTAATTGGAACATTTTCTATGACCTTTTTGTCATCTGGATCCACAACAGCAATTACATATAGCCAAAGAGCTATAGAAGCAACAACAGAAATAACCTTATATTTTATATTAGCTTTATCTCTAATCTTTTTTTCCATTCATTACACCTCTACTCTACCTATTACATTTTTACATTATTTTTTTATCTTATCTCCAATAAACTTCCAGTTACTCTCTGATTTTGTCTTGTAAAAATTTTTAAGTATATTGTATAGTCTTTCTCTTGTGACATCTCTATATATTTTTCCTGATCTAGCTATAGATACTCCACCAGTTTCCTCAGATACAATCAATGTAAGACAATCTGATATTTCACTTATACCTATTCCTGCCCTATGTCTTGTTCCCAATTCACTGCTTAAATCTTTTCTTTGAGTCAATGGCAAAAAACAAGCTGCAGACTTTATTTTTGTATCTCTTATTATTACAGCTCCATCATGTAATGGGGTATTAGGAATAAAAATATTTCCTAATAACTGTTTAGTTACTTGACCATCTATTTTTATACCAGTCTCTACTATTTCTTTTATCTTTGTCTTTCCTTCTAATACCAGTAGAGCTCCTATCTTCTTTGAGGCAAGGTCATAAGTGCTCTCTAAAATTTCTTCTACTAAATCTTCTATTATTTTATCATTTTCAACATCAGAATTTTTGCCAATTCTAACTATACTTGTATTTCTACCTATATGTTCTAAACCTGCTCTAAGCTCTGGTTGGAATATTATAAACGGCAATATAAATCCAACTTCTAGTATTTTTACTAACACCCAGTACAAAGTATGTAATTTAAACAATCCACTTAATTGAGTAGCTATGAGCAAAAATATTACACCTTTTAATAATTGTTCTGCTCTTGTATCTTTAATAAATTTTAACATTTGATAAAAAATATAGGATATTATCAATATATCAACTACATCATTTATACTTATTTTTGTCAGGATTTGAGTTATATTGTTTATAATCAAGTTAATTGCTAACATTGAAGACCTCCTAGATTTTACTAAGATTACTTTTTCGAAATAAAATTTTTTCGTTTTAATTAATGAATTTCCCAAAAAATAATTCTACATTTTATTTTACCACATATAAGAGATGGGTAATAGTCTATATCAATTTATAAATCTTAAAAAATTTTAAAAAATTAATAAAGAAAAATACAAAAAAAAGACTACCTTTATAAGTAGTCTTAATGAGCGCACAGGGATTCGAACCCCGGACACACGCCTTAGAAGGGCGTTGCTCTATCCAGCTGAGCTATGCACCCATGATAATAAATATTTTGGAGCGGGAAACGAGATTCGAACTCGCGACTTCGACCTTGGCAAGGTCGCGCTCTACCACTGAACTATTCCCGCATATAAAAATGGCGACCTGGAAGGGGCTCGAACCCTCGACCTCCAGCGTGACAGGCTGGCATTCTAACCAACTGAACTACCAGGCCGCATTAATTTCTTTCTTATGGTGGGAGTAACAGGGCTCGAACCTGTGACCCCCTGCTTGTAAGGCAGATGCTCTCCCAGCTGAGCTATACTCCCACATACAGAAAATGGAGCGGGTGAAGGGGATCGAAC includes these proteins:
- a CDS encoding glycosyltransferase family 4 protein translates to MKKICYLGDANNSHVIKWCNFFKNKDYEIHVISLNGGDIDGVNVHNFQTNVNEVKNEKIYKKLSYLGHIKNIRSLVKKINPDILHAHYASSYGFIGTLLGHRPYIISVWGTDIYDFPRNGFIQKNIIKHNFKYADYIFTNSIDMAREVNLYTKKEAKITYFGVDVDKFRPLNGYRDEKYFTFGIVKSLEKKYGIKYLIDAFEMLYNRYSGELFGKKLRLKIGGEGNEKENLIQQISTLNSRDNISLLGRVPSHELEYVYNSCDVCVFPSLSEGFGVSVIEAEACAIPVIITRVGGHPETVIENETGLIVESNSAQELLNAMNRLLRDESLRNKLANNAREFVVENYSFEKNFEDIGSIYDEILSIK
- a CDS encoding rod shape-determining protein, producing MAGIDIGIDLGTANVQMVVDDKGIVLNEPSVVAVDNRIDEVIAVGNDAYRMIGRTPKEIEAIRPMMNGVISDYDNAEKMLRGFISIIGEKKGMGKIVMPRIMVSVPSKINDIEKKAVEDATRQAGAREVLLIEEPIAAAIGAGIDITKPGGHLVVDIGGGTTDVAVISLGGTVLSKSIKIAGNKFDEDIRRYIKRNYNVMIGERTAERIKKDIGCAYSRQEERFVKITGRDLASGLPKAITVSSIEIMDAMSISVGQICNLVISALQDTPPELASDIADTGIVLTGGGALLYGMDKKISEITGLVVRLADDPISCVVRGTAIALSSVEILEMAGTV
- the murA gene encoding UDP-N-acetylglucosamine 1-carboxyvinyltransferase, which encodes MPRIRVRKSAPLNGTVKIDGAKNAVLPIIAATLLVDGKCVLNSVPNLRDVHVISDLIRHLGAEVEYKDGTLIVDSSNIKTCEAPYELVKKMRASFLVMGPLLARFNHTKISMPGGCAIGTRPIDLHLKGFKALGAEINMDHGFVEAKAENLIGNKLYLDFPSVGATQNIMMTAVLADGITIIENAAEEPEIVDLANFLNEMGASIRGAGTNTIKIKGVKKLHGAEHTIIPDRIEAATYMVAAAMTKGDITLENVILDHLKPVIAKLREAGAKVEEDENSVRVVGPEIIKPIDVKTLPHPGFPTDVQAQFMAMLTVAEGTGVVIETVFENRFMHVTEFNRMGANIKIDGRSAVVNGVDQLVGADVRATDLRAGAALILCGLIAEGVTNIGEIYHIQRGYVDIDKKFRSLGGDVEIVED
- the glmM gene encoding phosphoglucosamine mutase, which produces MRKYFGTDGVRGIANTELNCELAYKLGRAGGYVLADGKEKVKVVVGRDTRISGDMLESALIAGLMSVGCDVITVGIIPTPAVAYLTRYYKADCGVVISASHNPVEYNGIKFFNSKGFKLDDSVELEIEKYIDNPEKILKTPVALDLGKKVFDHEASRIYVDYLKSKINEDFTGMKVVLDCANGAAYKVAPMAFKELGAQVIEINANPDGSNINNNCGSTHPEMLQKKVVEEKAQMGLAYDGDADRLIAVDEKGQIVDGDKIMILSAIHMKNNNELKNNTLVVTVMSNLGLIVAAKENDINIATTGVGDRYVLEEMLKNGYCLGGEQSGHLVFLDYNTTGDGTMSSLVLASIVKENDKSLSEISSVMDQYPQVLVNVKVKNEYKSKYMEIDDIAQEIERIEKLMDGHGRVLIRPSGTEPLVRVMLEGKDINQIGDLANGLAKIIEEKIGL
- a CDS encoding 2-oxoacid:acceptor oxidoreductase family protein; this translates as MSTSRVICAGFGGQGVMSMGQLMTYAGMIENKEVSWLPSYGPEMRGGTANCAVTISDKPVGSPIITDDATAAIIMNSPSLTKFEGDVIPGGNLLINSSLVHEKSERDDISVYYVDANDLSNELGGPKFANMVMLGAFLAVDNSVDIDSVLEAFKKVFGKRKEKFIPVNRQALEAGYNAVMAQKKN
- a CDS encoding thiamine pyrophosphate-dependent enzyme codes for the protein MAVIFERTKGLTDAQTHYCPGCTHGIIHRLVAEVLEEMDQCGNAVGVAPVGCSVLAYNYFNCDMHEAAHGRAPACATGIKRVLPDHTVFTYQGDGDLASIGTAEIVHAANRGEKITVIFVNNTTYGMTGGQMAPTTLIGEKGTTCQGGRDPELHGYPIRIAEMISTLTGAVYVERVRVDTPAEVRKAKKCIRKAFEVQKAGLGFSMVEVLSTCPTNWGKTAPDALQWLRDNMVPYFPVQNFRDVDIEAAKEEK
- a CDS encoding 3-methyl-2-oxobutanoate dehydrogenase subunit VorB, giving the protein MAKILMKGNEAFGKAAITAGCRHFFGYPITPQSELPEYLSRELPAIGGTFVQAESEVAAINMVYGAGGCGARVLTSSSSPGLALKQEGITYCAGAEVPCVILNVVRGGPGLGSIQPSQSDYFMCTRGGGDGDYRTPVYAPSSVQEACDMIQDAFDVAEVYRTPVLVLLDGMIGQMMEPVDFDRPRKQREIPAKDWATTGTKGERKPNIINSLYLSPEILEEHNYHLGRKYDLIEKEEVQVEMDRTEDAELVFVAYGTMARVVKNCVEDLREEGYKVGLIRPKTVWPYPYHAFDEIPACKDLFVIEMSMGQMVEDVKLGSNGRHNVHFYGRPGGMVPEPKEIVRRAKEIMGGVK
- a CDS encoding 4Fe-4S dicluster domain-containing protein, whose translation is MAKGRVSFDQKYCKGCGLCVSVCPKGIIELDLSKVNSKGYNPAHVEKMEECIGCASCAMMCPDAVITVERD
- a CDS encoding ATP-binding protein, translated to MEKTKRIRIITGHYGSGKSEFTANYALKLRKEIEGKFAVTDLDVVNVYFRSRGLKDMFEENGIHMISSSVDAPTLDIPALSAEIHTPLLNDDYNNIIDLGGDKVGATVIARYRDMIKDDDYDMFFVVNANREKTQTAEEVMKYIDEIEEASKLKITGLINNTHMLKATTIEDLERGQEVCRQVSKERNLPIRYVSCLESLVKDIPADFEGEIIPIKLMLREGWMM
- the buk gene encoding butyrate kinase; translation: MKEVYRILAINPGSTSTKIAVYDNDKEVFETTLRHSSEEIAQFKQISDQFNFRKEVIENEIKSANIELSSLDCVVGRGGLLKPIKGGTYSVTENMLEDLRVGVSGQHASNLGGIIANEFSKELNIPAYIVDPVVVDEMEEIARISGMANIERKSIFHALNQKAIARRYAEEIGKKYTDLNLIVAHMGGGVSVGAHKAGCVVDVANALDGEGPFSPERSGGVPIGQLVEMCYSGKYTIYDIKKLITGAGGLVSYLNTNDARDVEAMIEKGDKKAELVYSAMAYQIAKEIGACASVLSGKVDAVLLTGGIAYSKSFTKMIEERVSFIGNVKVYPGEDEMIALTLGALRVLKGEEEAQSYDAQ